ATGATCAAGATCTTGGATAGGCGCGTGCAAATTCTCTCTTCTGACACCTTTTGTAAAAAACTGTTCTTGCATGAAATGAGGACAACGAAAAGAAGGATCAAAGTCGACCAATTCGAATATTCTCATAAAATACAATCCATCATCCTGCTGAAAAAACTGCTGTTCCTCATCAGGAAGCAACTCATAGATGCTTGCAAAATCCGTTCTGGCCATGACCGGAAACATGCCTTTGGTATATGTATGAAAATTGATCATCGGGCATTCGATATAGTTGACCATAAGCGTTACCAAACCGATAAGCTCAGGGCTCGGCTGATCGAAAATCATTTCATCCCCATGCTTTCCAAAGAACTTGTCCAAGGCTAGCCTAGCTTTATCATGGGCGTTTTTCATAGATTCCATTTCCAATCTTGCTGGAGGAGTGTTAACCGACTTGATTCGAGTCAGGCGCTCATTCATGGAATTAGAAGGCGGCAATTCGCCTGAGCGGTTTAATAGATCAGGAATCTTGGAAATTTTAAGTCCGACATTCGCTTGGGCATGAAAATCAGGAACCTCTCCCTTGGTATCGAATATCGCATCCTCCCTTACTACCTGTCCTTCTTGTCTAAGACATTCCACTGTAGGAAGCTTATCGCCATCAGCACGATATTCCCTTTCAAGGATATTTACAACATTCTCGATTCTTTTAAATGTGTCCATGGTTGACTTCAAGCCTTCGGGCGTCTCAGGCTCCGGATCAGTCACAAACTCTGGTACAGACTGATCCGTAGGAAGATCGGCTGTTAATTGATATTTATCGCCTTTGAGCAAGACTTCCTTGCTTTCATGAGGATATCTGAATCCATAATTTTTCCTGCGAACAGCAACAGGCAACATTTTGAGATCTATCGGACTCCACGTTCGCCAGTTTTTCACTTCCACTTCAAAACCAACATCCCTTTGAATCACTCCACCACTCCCAATTGATGAAGGGAAAGACGTTTTTTTCTTTTGGACAGGAGTCTGGGAAGCGTACATGACTTGTTAACCGCAACCAGAGAAAGTAGTTGGTAAATCGTCGATATTATATCAATCTTTTACTTTCACCACCGATACTTGACGCTTGTGTACTTTTTCTTTTTTAATTAGCATGATCAGACTTTCTTTGTGTCAATGAAAGGGATTAAATACATAACAGACAACAGGATCATTTCTCTCTATTGGAAATGCCAACTGATCGGATGGGGAACGGTATCCATATATTGGGCATATACGGTATATACCAGAGATCAATTCGGCTTGTTTTTCACATTGCTTAATTATGTCTTGGACATTGCTCTGGGAATAGTTTTAACGCATATTTACAGACATTATGCTAAAAAACTCAATTGGAACGAACATAATCTCGGCAATTTACTCATCAGAGTGATCCCTTCGGTTATATTCATGGCAATAGTTTATATGTTGTTTGCCAATCTCAAGACGCATTATTTTTGCAACTTCATCGCCAATAAGAATTATCTGTTATTAGACTCTCTGGACAATTGGAACCCTGTATTGATTACCGGCTTGCGTCTGATGGCGATCTGGATTTTGGCTTATCATTTATACCATTATCATCAAAACAGACTGGAGACTGCCGAACAAAATGCAGAACTGCTGGTAATCGCCAAACAAGCTCAACTGGATAACTTGTCTACTCAGCTGAATCCTCATTTTCTGTTCAACTCCCTTAACTCCATCAAGTCACTGATTATAGAAAACCCAAAGCTGGCAAGAAGAGCTGTGGATTTGTTATCTGATATATTAAGAACCTCGCTTTATGAAAAAGATGCTCCCTTTATTACTATCAAAGAAGAACTGGCATTGGTAAAAGATTATATTGATCTGGAAAAGATCCGTTTTGAAGAAAGATTAAACATGTCTATAACTGTAGACAAGGAACTAGAAAGCTGCCTGATCTTACCACTAAGCATACAGTTGTTGGTGGAAAATGCAATCAAACACGGCATAGACAAGCGCATAAATGGAGGTGAAATAAAACTCGAAATTTCCAAAGCTGAAAATGATTTTAGAATTATCATTCAAAACCCTGGAAAGCTATCTGAGAATCAAAGAGAAACTGGTATTGGAGTAAATAACCTGACCAAAAGGTTACAGCTTCATTATGATGGTAAAGCCGAGTTTGAACTGCAAAATACAGATAATGACCTTGTGCAAGCTACCCTAACAATACCAATCCAAAGAGAATATGAATACATATAAAACCATCATCATAGACGATGAGCGACTTGCGAGGGAAGAAGTAAAAAGAGCTTTGGCTGATTATCCCGAATTCATCGTAACTGGAGAAGCTTCTAATGTAAATGAAG
The Aureibacter tunicatorum DNA segment above includes these coding regions:
- a CDS encoding sensor histidine kinase produces the protein MKGIKYITDNRIISLYWKCQLIGWGTVSIYWAYTVYTRDQFGLFFTLLNYVLDIALGIVLTHIYRHYAKKLNWNEHNLGNLLIRVIPSVIFMAIVYMLFANLKTHYFCNFIANKNYLLLDSLDNWNPVLITGLRLMAIWILAYHLYHYHQNRLETAEQNAELLVIAKQAQLDNLSTQLNPHFLFNSLNSIKSLIIENPKLARRAVDLLSDILRTSLYEKDAPFITIKEELALVKDYIDLEKIRFEERLNMSITVDKELESCLILPLSIQLLVENAIKHGIDKRINGGEIKLEISKAENDFRIIIQNPGKLSENQRETGIGVNNLTKRLQLHYDGKAEFELQNTDNDLVQATLTIPIQREYEYI